The Nitrogeniibacter aestuarii genome has a window encoding:
- a CDS encoding fatty acid desaturase family protein — MKVFIRDTVYLAVFLAVFGANSWALASGFAPGGLVPLLVLLQGLMFVGLMELFHQAVHLNLHRSRALNLILGRLAGAHLGLGFVAYRRFHLAHHNNTNTADDPERDFYQTPASTTGLWLYPFIYLFRNAGVINQGKYLRAEDRLGHRVDLVSILVFRAASIALTVVYPWPMLMAYWLPYFVFFYIELYMSQSQHFFSAEARQAPRGLEHYAASVNITLPFPLGFLCLYTNEHATHHVKASVKWYDTPAKTREDAAYVCSIPAIAFLKVLFSEGAKQWTSTPELTPPGNAPLTQQ, encoded by the coding sequence ATGAAGGTGTTCATTCGCGATACCGTGTATCTGGCGGTGTTCCTGGCCGTTTTCGGCGCCAATTCATGGGCGCTCGCCAGCGGGTTTGCCCCGGGGGGGCTAGTCCCGCTGCTGGTGTTGTTGCAAGGGCTGATGTTCGTCGGGCTGATGGAGCTGTTTCATCAGGCGGTGCACCTCAACCTGCACCGCTCGCGCGCGCTCAACCTCATCCTCGGGCGTCTGGCCGGCGCGCATCTCGGGCTGGGCTTCGTTGCCTATCGCCGTTTCCACCTGGCCCATCACAACAACACCAATACGGCGGACGACCCCGAGCGCGACTTCTACCAGACGCCCGCGAGCACCACCGGCTTGTGGCTCTATCCGTTCATCTACCTGTTCCGCAACGCGGGCGTCATCAACCAGGGCAAGTACCTGCGCGCCGAAGACCGCCTTGGCCACCGGGTCGACCTGGTGAGCATCCTCGTCTTTCGCGCGGCGAGCATCGCGCTGACGGTGGTCTATCCGTGGCCCATGCTGATGGCCTACTGGTTGCCGTACTTCGTGTTCTTCTACATCGAGCTGTACATGTCCCAGTCACAGCATTTCTTCTCCGCCGAGGCCCGGCAGGCGCCACGCGGTCTGGAGCACTATGCGGCGAGCGTGAACATCACCCTGCCGTTTCCGCTCGGCTTCCTGTGCCTGTACACCAATGAACATGCCACCCACCATGTGAAGGCTTCGGTGAAGTGGTACGACACCCCCGCCAAGACCCGCGAGGACGCGGCCTACGTGTGCAGCATCCCGGCCATCGCCTTCCTGAAGGTGCTGTTCTCCGAGGGGGCGAAGCAATGGACCTCCACGCCCGAGCTCACCCCGCCGGGCAACGCCCCCCTGACCCAACAGTGA
- a CDS encoding class I adenylate-forming enzyme family protein: MTLYEQFCATCMSYPNQVAFEDARRTVTYARMLVDVEKEAQAMVDRGVESGDRVAVSAGRPYPVLVLELACAKLGATLVFLESFMAPNSEEWADAIEGSSAHWAVTWLDETCGGWTRTDEPRDPLTAWPRYILLQARTSGTTGRSKGVCLSETALLLAVQNTRHIAHVQSDSRGMLIYEPLGLLSQIAAFSTLLSGATLVDGMHVADAPDTLAAFLEHKRISHLVMVPQHIAATIGDPQLARRDLSALKTIMYGAAPVTAALMQRARAAIDCRWLQCYGMTETTGPVCWLAHEEQNLAGYSVGRPAPGCDIRIFDTETGEPCEANVTGEVMIRGPLVMEGYWNESTRRPEAGDAITEGWLHTGDLGALSDDGHLLLRGRASDEIVCALGYTIRPRDIELVLENVSGIHETAAIGFELDEAGIVPVVVCHVDPAHAEVGALIRGAFHARLDRSKHPTHFALLAEALPRGSNGKIHKARLRSQLQAADLIAL, translated from the coding sequence ATGACCCTGTATGAACAATTCTGCGCAACCTGCATGAGCTACCCCAATCAGGTGGCCTTCGAGGATGCCCGGCGCACGGTGACGTACGCTCGCATGCTGGTCGACGTCGAGAAAGAGGCTCAGGCCATGGTCGACCGCGGTGTCGAGTCCGGTGACCGGGTGGCGGTGAGTGCCGGCCGTCCGTATCCGGTGCTGGTGCTCGAACTGGCCTGCGCCAAACTGGGCGCCACGCTGGTCTTCCTCGAAAGCTTCATGGCCCCCAACAGCGAAGAATGGGCCGATGCGATCGAAGGCTCGTCCGCGCACTGGGCGGTCACCTGGCTGGACGAGACCTGCGGTGGCTGGACGCGGACCGACGAACCGCGCGACCCGCTCACTGCGTGGCCCCGCTACATCCTGCTCCAGGCCCGCACCAGCGGCACCACCGGACGCTCCAAGGGCGTGTGCCTGTCGGAGACCGCCTTGCTGCTGGCGGTGCAGAACACCCGCCACATTGCCCATGTGCAATCGGACTCGCGCGGCATGCTCATCTACGAGCCCCTGGGCTTGCTCAGCCAGATTGCTGCCTTCTCGACGCTGCTCTCCGGCGCCACCCTGGTCGATGGCATGCATGTGGCCGATGCTCCCGACACCCTGGCGGCCTTCCTTGAGCACAAGCGCATTTCCCATCTGGTGATGGTGCCGCAGCACATCGCGGCCACCATCGGCGATCCGCAGCTGGCCCGGCGCGACCTGAGCGCCCTCAAGACCATCATGTACGGCGCGGCGCCGGTGACCGCGGCCTTGATGCAGCGGGCGCGTGCCGCCATCGACTGCCGCTGGCTGCAGTGCTACGGCATGACCGAGACCACCGGCCCGGTGTGCTGGCTGGCGCATGAAGAACAGAACCTGGCCGGCTATTCGGTCGGACGCCCAGCGCCCGGCTGCGACATCCGCATTTTCGATACCGAGACGGGTGAGCCCTGCGAGGCCAATGTCACTGGCGAGGTCATGATCCGCGGGCCGCTGGTGATGGAGGGCTACTGGAACGAATCCACGCGCCGGCCCGAGGCGGGCGATGCGATCACCGAAGGATGGCTGCACACCGGCGACCTGGGTGCGCTGTCCGATGACGGGCATCTGCTCCTGCGCGGGCGCGCTTCCGACGAGATCGTGTGCGCGCTGGGCTACACCATCAGGCCGCGTGACATCGAGTTGGTGCTGGAGAACGTCTCCGGCATTCATGAAACCGCCGCGATCGGCTTCGAGCTCGATGAAGCGGGCATCGTGCCCGTGGTCGTGTGTCATGTGGACCCGGCGCATGCCGAGGTCGGGGCCCTGATCCGCGGTGCCTTCCACGCCCGGCTCGACCGCTCCAAGCATCCGACGCATTTTGCCTTGCTGGCCGAGGCATTGCCGCGTGGCAGCAACGGCAAGATCCATAAAGCACGCCTGCGCAGCCAGTTGCAGGCCGCCGACCTGATCGCACTGTGA
- a CDS encoding DUF2867 domain-containing protein: MKHASRTGASPGMDDVGCDAAPDYIDEFSTVLERDDVEEWEMVAALFHSAPGWFDVLARLRDRIVRLFGLKTASNNPRVIPPPYLPGMRMGFFRVIHVVPGEALLGDEDTHLDFRTALRLKRDGGRTCLTVSTAVHTRNRFGRIYLALVRPVHRLVVPIMLKGMARILTTRSLPANFYSRART; this comes from the coding sequence ATGAAACATGCCAGCAGAACCGGCGCCAGCCCGGGCATGGACGATGTCGGGTGCGATGCCGCCCCCGATTACATCGACGAGTTCTCGACCGTGCTCGAACGGGACGATGTGGAGGAATGGGAGATGGTGGCCGCGCTGTTCCACTCGGCGCCGGGCTGGTTCGATGTGCTCGCCCGCCTGCGCGACCGCATCGTGCGGCTGTTCGGGCTCAAGACTGCGAGCAACAACCCCAGAGTCATTCCACCGCCCTACCTGCCGGGGATGCGCATGGGCTTCTTTCGCGTGATCCATGTGGTCCCCGGCGAGGCGCTGCTCGGTGACGAGGACACCCATCTGGACTTTCGCACCGCGCTGCGCCTCAAGCGCGACGGCGGGCGCACCTGCCTGACCGTGTCCACCGCCGTCCACACCCGTAACCGCTTCGGCCGGATCTACCTGGCCCTGGTCCGGCCGGTGCACCGGCTGGTGGTGCCGATCATGCTCAAGGGCATGGCGCGCATCCTGACCACACGGTCGCTCCCGGCCAATTTCTACTCCCGAGCAAGAACATGA
- a CDS encoding MFS transporter translates to MTSTALSASPFNRVLFILYGVSALAGMAVGLYNPIIAVMMKAAGYSDTAIGGASSLFFLCVILTAPLAGFLTQRISMRLALACGLVLAGTASCLFAYAQTSAEWFGYRGLLGAGIGLYLIGGQSAVNTFANDRNRTIVGGLHALCFGIGMGVGPILGTALYEVTPALAMFVCAGILFVGAPVVLIGLPVEVASKPRALRLAQIKRISLALHAVFAYGVAEAILMSLFPVFMLDRGYSMTTMSIAFSAFVVGGIISTVPLTKWADKAGQERVLAFCACVGVLGSLAMTLSTQPYIAMAASAVTGACLGPVFALALALLGRRLPKEDLAGGSAVFTAFFSLGSMVAPWLAALIMAQLGSLHIFTLSTLLFATLLVRLVVARPAVQQASGA, encoded by the coding sequence ATGACATCGACTGCGCTTTCCGCCTCCCCGTTCAACCGGGTGCTCTTCATCCTGTATGGCGTCTCCGCACTGGCGGGGATGGCCGTCGGCCTCTACAACCCGATCATCGCGGTGATGATGAAAGCGGCAGGCTATTCGGACACGGCCATTGGCGGCGCCTCCAGCCTGTTCTTCCTGTGCGTGATCCTCACCGCACCGCTGGCCGGCTTCCTCACCCAGCGGATCAGCATGCGCCTGGCGCTGGCCTGCGGTCTGGTGCTGGCCGGCACGGCCTCGTGCCTGTTCGCCTATGCCCAGACCAGCGCCGAGTGGTTCGGCTACCGGGGGCTGCTCGGTGCCGGTATCGGCCTGTACCTGATCGGCGGCCAGTCCGCGGTCAATACCTTTGCCAATGACCGCAACCGCACCATCGTGGGCGGACTGCATGCCCTGTGCTTCGGCATCGGCATGGGGGTCGGGCCGATCCTGGGCACGGCCCTGTACGAGGTGACTCCGGCGCTGGCCATGTTCGTGTGCGCGGGCATCCTCTTTGTGGGGGCGCCGGTCGTGCTCATCGGCCTGCCAGTGGAGGTCGCCAGCAAGCCCCGCGCGCTGCGCCTGGCGCAGATCAAGCGCATCTCCCTGGCCTTGCACGCGGTGTTCGCCTACGGGGTGGCCGAAGCCATCCTGATGAGTCTGTTCCCCGTCTTCATGCTCGACCGTGGCTACAGCATGACCACCATGAGCATTGCGTTTTCCGCCTTCGTGGTGGGCGGCATCATCAGCACCGTGCCGCTGACCAAGTGGGCCGACAAGGCCGGTCAGGAGCGGGTGCTGGCCTTCTGCGCCTGCGTCGGGGTGCTCGGCAGCCTGGCCATGACACTCAGCACCCAGCCCTATATCGCCATGGCCGCGTCGGCGGTGACCGGCGCCTGCCTCGGCCCGGTGTTCGCGCTGGCCCTGGCGCTGCTCGGCCGTCGCCTGCCCAAGGAAGATCTGGCCGGCGGCAGCGCGGTGTTCACCGCCTTCTTCAGCCTGGGCTCGATGGTGGCGCCGTGGCTGGCCGCGCTCATCATGGCGCAGCTGGGCAGCCTGCACATCTTCACCCTGAGCACCTTGCTGTTCGCGACCTTGCTGGTGCGCCTGGTGGTCGCCCGGCCGGCGGTGCAGCAGGCCTCGGGCGCCTGA
- a CDS encoding ABC transporter ATP-binding protein, producing MDARVRPAQSLYTLSGVRKTFRLGETRIQALRGVDLDILAGDFLAIWGPSGSGKSTLLNMLGLIDAPDEGRVVFDGQTVGGMTDDALSDCRNQKIGFVFQNFNLIPVLSALENVMLPLQLQGVGRADARERAARWLKHVGLERLMAFRPDTLSGGQRQRVAIARALVGEPRVVIADEPTANLDSVTSHEIIDLLELLNRKTGVTCIFTTHDPRLLDRVPHQLCLEDGEVSANRFVEVGT from the coding sequence ATGGATGCTCGTGTGCGCCCGGCGCAGTCGCTGTACACCCTCAGCGGCGTGCGCAAGACCTTCCGGCTGGGGGAGACCCGGATTCAGGCCCTGCGGGGGGTCGATCTGGACATTCTCGCCGGTGACTTCCTCGCCATCTGGGGGCCGTCGGGCAGTGGCAAGTCGACCCTGCTCAACATGCTCGGCCTGATCGACGCGCCCGACGAGGGACGTGTGGTCTTTGACGGCCAGACCGTGGGCGGCATGACGGACGACGCCCTGTCCGATTGCCGCAATCAGAAGATCGGATTCGTGTTCCAGAACTTCAATCTCATTCCCGTGCTCTCGGCCCTCGAAAACGTGATGCTCCCGCTGCAACTGCAGGGGGTGGGTCGCGCCGACGCACGGGAACGCGCCGCGCGCTGGCTCAAGCATGTCGGGCTGGAGCGGCTGATGGCCTTTCGCCCCGATACGCTCAGCGGGGGCCAGCGCCAGCGGGTGGCGATCGCGCGGGCGCTGGTGGGTGAGCCGAGGGTGGTGATCGCCGACGAGCCCACGGCCAACCTCGACTCGGTGACCAGTCATGAAATCATCGATCTGCTCGAACTGCTCAACCGCAAGACCGGGGTGACCTGCATCTTCACCACCCATGATCCGCGCCTGCTCGACCGGGTGCCCCACCAGTTGTGTCTCGAGGACGGCGAAGTGTCCGCCAACCGGTTCGTGGAGGTCGGCACATGA
- a CDS encoding ABC transporter permease, translated as MIDISLFQMAWRNLWRNQRRSLVTIVSLAFGFGAIALFAGYTHAIYMGLSNVAIHTDLIGHLTVNKDGWRTMGKLHPARYLLTGEEIEQVRRVVEREIPGARVIERMTASGLVSNGRNSTIFIAEGISAPDMQTLRGPFRNAPGALVADQPHAVTMGEGLADTLGLAQGDPASILVSTIHGQANAADIDVGTTVNTGNLATNDKWMVMPLALVQDQMDAVGRAEYLTIVLPDALDGGAQPEGDDVLLTMFSRPAPDDATSNALRDRLLAVFNAAGLSMEVRTWQEMSTFYRQVRDMYNMIFGMMLAVVLSIVVLSIGNAMSMAVVERTREIGTLRAMGMRRHGISRLFVTESVLLVAVGLAAGLALMLAVRAGVNALDVRYIPPGNTTAIPLYVAFDGVRTLMAAGILSVLAIGAAFMPSRKASRQPITVSLGHV; from the coding sequence ATGATCGACATCAGCCTGTTCCAGATGGCGTGGCGCAACCTGTGGCGCAATCAGCGCCGCAGCCTGGTGACCATCGTCAGCCTGGCCTTCGGCTTCGGGGCCATTGCCCTGTTCGCCGGATACACCCATGCGATCTACATGGGGCTGAGCAACGTGGCCATCCACACCGACCTGATCGGGCATCTGACCGTGAACAAGGACGGCTGGCGCACCATGGGCAAGTTGCACCCGGCGCGCTACCTGCTCACCGGGGAGGAGATCGAGCAGGTGAGGCGGGTGGTGGAGCGGGAGATTCCGGGCGCACGGGTGATCGAACGCATGACCGCTTCGGGCCTGGTGTCCAACGGACGCAACAGCACCATCTTCATCGCCGAAGGCATCTCGGCGCCTGACATGCAGACCCTGCGCGGGCCCTTCCGCAACGCGCCCGGCGCGCTGGTGGCCGATCAACCGCACGCCGTGACCATGGGCGAGGGGCTGGCCGACACCCTTGGTCTGGCGCAGGGCGATCCGGCCTCGATTCTCGTCAGCACCATCCACGGCCAGGCCAATGCGGCCGACATCGACGTGGGCACCACGGTCAATACCGGCAACCTGGCCACCAACGACAAGTGGATGGTCATGCCGCTGGCGCTGGTGCAGGACCAGATGGACGCGGTCGGGCGCGCCGAGTACCTGACCATCGTCCTGCCCGATGCGCTGGATGGCGGCGCGCAGCCGGAGGGCGATGACGTGCTGCTCACCATGTTCTCGCGTCCCGCCCCCGACGACGCGACCTCCAACGCGCTGCGCGACCGTCTGCTTGCCGTCTTCAACGCGGCCGGGCTGAGCATGGAAGTGCGCACCTGGCAGGAGATGTCCACCTTCTACCGGCAGGTGCGCGACATGTACAACATGATCTTCGGCATGATGCTGGCCGTCGTGCTCTCGATCGTCGTGCTCTCCATCGGCAACGCCATGAGCATGGCGGTGGTCGAGCGCACCCGCGAGATCGGCACCCTGCGGGCCATGGGCATGCGGCGCCACGGGATTTCGCGTCTGTTCGTGACCGAATCGGTGCTGCTCGTCGCCGTGGGGTTGGCGGCCGGTCTGGCCCTGATGCTGGCCGTGCGCGCCGGTGTCAACGCGCTGGATGTGCGCTACATCCCGCCGGGCAACACCACGGCCATTCCCCTCTATGTCGCGTTCGACGGTGTGCGCACGCTGATGGCCGCCGGCATCCTCTCGGTGCTGGCCATCGGTGCGGCCTTCATGCCCTCGCGCAAAGCCTCTCGCCAACCCATCACCGTATCACTGGGACACGTATGA
- a CDS encoding outer membrane lipoprotein-sorting protein, whose translation MSMFSTPGASRLLIVIASLWMSTVSVATPEGETLVRQADEARGGGIPGLIWDVRAVTSGADSDTLPEHRLRVKAAEAASLAEVLEPANSRGSKMLQVERNMWMTKPGLRKPVAISPRLRLTGQAAVGDIAATNYAKDYEATYLREERCGERLCHVLDLVARTKRTTYDRITYWIDTERGTAVKADFLSPSGKRLKSARFEYGNVVELDGRSIPFISRMSISDALSDSRTELEYSRIQIEPVAASEFDVANLQ comes from the coding sequence ATGAGTATGTTCTCGACGCCGGGCGCCTCCCGCCTGCTGATCGTCATTGCCAGCCTGTGGATGAGTACCGTCTCGGTGGCCACGCCGGAAGGCGAAACCCTGGTCCGTCAGGCGGATGAAGCCCGCGGCGGCGGTATTCCCGGCCTGATCTGGGACGTGCGCGCCGTGACTTCCGGGGCCGATTCGGACACCCTTCCCGAGCACCGCCTCCGGGTCAAGGCGGCCGAAGCGGCGAGCCTGGCCGAAGTGCTCGAACCGGCCAATTCGCGCGGCTCGAAGATGCTCCAGGTGGAACGCAACATGTGGATGACCAAACCGGGCCTGCGCAAGCCGGTGGCCATCTCGCCCCGCCTGCGCCTGACCGGTCAGGCCGCCGTCGGCGACATCGCGGCCACCAACTACGCCAAGGACTACGAAGCCACCTACCTGCGCGAAGAGCGTTGCGGCGAACGTCTGTGTCATGTGCTCGACCTGGTGGCGCGGACGAAGCGCACCACCTACGACCGCATCACCTACTGGATCGATACGGAACGCGGCACGGCGGTCAAGGCGGATTTCCTCTCGCCCTCGGGCAAGCGGCTCAAGTCAGCGCGTTTCGAGTACGGCAACGTGGTCGAACTGGACGGACGAAGCATCCCCTTCATCAGCCGCATGTCCATCAGCGACGCGCTGAGCGATTCGCGCACCGAGCTGGAATACTCACGCATACAGATCGAGCCGGTGGCCGCGTCGGAGTTTGACGTGGCCAACCTGCAGTGA
- a CDS encoding ureidoglycolate lyase translates to MIELKVSPLTAAAFAPYGEVIEASPAAERRIINGGNTERFHDLANVDAGRNGQAIVSIFRGQPRELPFAITMMEKHPLASQAFMPLSGQPYLVAVATPGDTVSAEAIRIFLAQPDQGVNYAAGTWHHPLLALNDVCDFLVIDRAGEGDNCIEQTLAVPATIPALTANVAGVTWDVE, encoded by the coding sequence ATGATCGAACTCAAGGTCTCACCGCTCACCGCCGCCGCCTTCGCCCCCTACGGCGAGGTCATCGAAGCCTCGCCCGCCGCCGAACGGCGCATCATCAACGGTGGCAACACCGAGCGCTTTCACGACCTGGCCAACGTCGACGCGGGCCGCAACGGCCAGGCCATCGTGAGCATCTTCCGCGGTCAGCCGCGGGAGCTGCCCTTCGCCATCACCATGATGGAGAAGCACCCGCTCGCCTCCCAGGCCTTCATGCCGCTGTCCGGCCAGCCCTATCTGGTCGCCGTCGCCACCCCGGGGGATACGGTCAGCGCCGAGGCCATCCGCATCTTTCTCGCCCAGCCGGACCAGGGCGTGAACTATGCGGCGGGCACCTGGCACCACCCGCTGCTGGCGCTCAACGACGTGTGTGATTTTCTGGTGATCGACCGTGCGGGCGAAGGGGACAACTGCATCGAGCAGACGCTGGCGGTGCCGGCGACGATTCCGGCGCTGACAGCGAATGTCGCCGGCGTGACGTGGGACGTGGAGTAA
- the alc gene encoding allantoicase, giving the protein MAAPQFGAPVIAPAADLPDWALRSVNLADPRLGAQAIFASDEFFAPLSRMLDPAPAVFIPGKYDDHGKWMDGWETRRKRTTGHDWSIIKLGRKGTISGFDVDTSHFTGNYAPAIAIEGTDATSDDPAVLEHAAWTPLLEATSLQGNSHHLLKAIGSGAFSHLRIHIYPDGGVARLRVYGQPVGSFDDPGATYDLAALENGGRVVACNDAHYGSPSNILLPGRGVNMGDGWETRRRREPGNDWCIVELGAAGIIERIEVDTAHFRGNYPDRCSVQAARVEGGTDQSLITQAMFWPVLMNEQKLEMHAIHSFTEGLAELGPVTHVRFNIIPDGGVSRLRLWGKVSP; this is encoded by the coding sequence ATGGCCGCTCCGCAATTCGGCGCCCCCGTCATCGCCCCCGCCGCCGACCTGCCCGACTGGGCGCTGCGTTCGGTGAACCTCGCCGACCCGCGCCTGGGCGCGCAGGCCATCTTCGCCAGCGACGAATTCTTCGCCCCGCTCTCGCGCATGCTCGACCCGGCCCCGGCGGTGTTCATCCCCGGCAAATACGACGACCACGGCAAGTGGATGGACGGTTGGGAGACCCGCCGCAAGCGCACCACCGGCCACGACTGGTCGATCATCAAGCTCGGCCGCAAGGGCACCATCAGCGGGTTTGACGTGGACACCAGCCACTTCACCGGCAACTACGCCCCGGCCATCGCCATCGAGGGCACCGACGCCACCAGCGACGACCCCGCCGTGCTCGAACACGCCGCCTGGACGCCCCTGCTCGAGGCCACCAGCCTTCAGGGCAACAGCCATCATCTGCTCAAGGCCATCGGCAGCGGCGCCTTCAGCCATCTGCGCATCCACATCTACCCGGACGGTGGCGTGGCCCGCCTGCGCGTCTATGGCCAGCCGGTCGGCAGCTTTGACGACCCCGGCGCCACCTACGATCTGGCCGCCCTGGAAAACGGCGGTCGCGTGGTGGCCTGCAACGACGCCCACTATGGCTCGCCGAGCAACATCCTGCTGCCGGGCCGGGGCGTGAACATGGGCGATGGCTGGGAGACCCGCCGCCGCCGCGAGCCGGGCAACGACTGGTGCATCGTCGAACTGGGCGCCGCCGGCATCATCGAGCGCATCGAGGTGGACACCGCCCACTTCCGCGGCAACTACCCGGATCGCTGCAGCGTTCAGGCCGCGCGGGTCGAGGGCGGCACCGACCAGTCGCTCATCACCCAGGCCATGTTCTGGCCGGTGCTGATGAACGAGCAGAAGCTCGAGATGCACGCCATCCACAGCTTTACCGAAGGTTTGGCCGAGCTTGGCCCGGTCACCCATGTGCGCTTCAACATCATCCCCGACGGCGGCGTCTCGCGACTGCGGCTTTGGGGTAAGGTGAGCCCATGA
- the puuE gene encoding allantoinase PuuE produces the protein MSTRPQLRDYPRDLIGYGANPPHAQWPGQARIAVQFVLNYEEGGENCVLHGDAGSEQFLSELAAPPAFADRHLSMESIYEYGSRVGVWRILREFEQRGLPLTVFGVGMALERHPELTRAFVELGHEIACHGWRWIHYQDVDEATEREHMTLAMTAIEKLTGEPPLGWYTGRDSPNTRRLVADHGGFLYDSDYYGDDLPFWTEVTRTDGQRVPHLIVPYTLDTNDMRFALPQGFSHGDPFFQYLRDAFDVLYAEGEDAPKMLSIGMHCRLLGRPGRMRALQRFLDHIEAHDRVWVCRRVDIARHWIDTHPHTSFRKD, from the coding sequence ATGAGTACGCGCCCTCAGTTGCGTGACTATCCGCGCGACCTGATCGGCTACGGCGCGAACCCGCCCCATGCCCAATGGCCGGGCCAGGCCCGCATCGCGGTGCAGTTCGTCCTCAACTATGAAGAGGGCGGCGAGAACTGCGTGCTGCATGGGGACGCGGGGAGCGAGCAGTTTCTGTCCGAATTGGCAGCGCCCCCGGCCTTTGCCGACCGCCACCTGTCGATGGAGTCCATCTACGAATACGGCTCGCGCGTGGGCGTGTGGCGCATCCTGCGCGAATTCGAACAGCGCGGCCTGCCGCTCACCGTCTTTGGCGTGGGCATGGCGCTGGAACGCCATCCAGAACTGACCCGCGCCTTTGTCGAGCTGGGCCACGAGATCGCCTGCCACGGCTGGCGCTGGATTCACTACCAGGACGTGGACGAGGCCACCGAGCGCGAACACATGACGCTGGCCATGACCGCCATCGAAAAGCTCACCGGCGAGCCACCGCTGGGCTGGTACACCGGCCGTGACAGCCCCAACACCCGCCGGCTGGTGGCCGACCATGGCGGCTTTCTGTATGACTCGGACTACTACGGTGACGACCTGCCCTTCTGGACCGAAGTCACCAGAACCGACGGACAGCGCGTGCCGCACCTGATCGTGCCCTACACGCTCGACACCAACGACATGCGCTTCGCCCTGCCCCAGGGCTTCTCGCATGGCGACCCCTTCTTCCAGTACCTGCGCGATGCCTTCGACGTGCTCTACGCCGAAGGGGAAGACGCCCCCAAGATGCTCTCCATCGGCATGCACTGCCGCCTGCTGGGCCGGCCGGGGCGCATGCGCGCACTGCAACGTTTCCTCGATCACATCGAGGCCCATGACCGGGTGTGGGTGTGCCGGCGCGTCGACATCGCGCGGCACTGGATCGACACCCACCCCCACACCTCGTTTCGCAAGGATTAA
- a CDS encoding aspartate/glutamate racemase family protein, with protein MHIRVINPNTTASMTAAIGVAAQRVAAPDTRIVAVNPADGPASIECHFDDAVAAVGVCEEVRRGEAEGADGYVIACFGDPGLNAARELTRAPVIGIAQAAFQMAALVSARFSVVTTLARTVIIAEELLHRYGNAALCQNVRAVEIPVLALEQDMVAAVGRIIDESRRARDEDRAGAIVLGCGGMAGFEQEISQAVGLPVIEGVSAAVKLVEATAALGLNTSKHGDLAPPPAKCFSGRFAHFSGGEA; from the coding sequence ATGCACATTCGCGTCATCAACCCCAACACCACCGCCAGCATGACCGCGGCCATCGGCGTGGCCGCCCAGCGCGTGGCTGCGCCCGACACCCGCATCGTGGCGGTCAATCCGGCTGACGGGCCGGCGTCCATCGAATGCCATTTCGACGATGCCGTCGCGGCCGTGGGCGTGTGCGAGGAAGTGCGCCGGGGCGAAGCGGAAGGGGCGGACGGCTACGTGATCGCCTGTTTCGGCGACCCGGGCCTGAACGCCGCGCGCGAGCTCACCCGCGCCCCGGTCATCGGCATCGCCCAGGCCGCCTTCCAGATGGCGGCCCTGGTGAGCGCGCGCTTCTCGGTGGTCACCACGCTGGCGCGCACGGTGATCATTGCCGAAGAACTGCTGCACCGATACGGCAACGCTGCCCTGTGCCAGAACGTGCGTGCGGTGGAGATTCCGGTGCTGGCACTGGAGCAGGACATGGTGGCCGCCGTGGGCCGCATCATCGATGAATCCCGCCGCGCGCGCGACGAGGACCGGGCTGGCGCCATCGTGCTCGGCTGCGGCGGCATGGCCGGCTTCGAGCAGGAGATCAGCCAGGCGGTCGGCCTGCCGGTGATCGAAGGCGTCTCGGCAGCGGTCAAACTGGTGGAAGCCACCGCGGCATTGGGCCTGAACACCAGCAAGCACGGTGACCTCGCCCCGCCACCGGCCAAGTGTTTCTCCGGCCGCTTCGCGCATTTCTCCGGGGGCGAGGCATGA